The Papio anubis isolate 15944 chromosome 1, Panubis1.0, whole genome shotgun sequence genome window below encodes:
- the SMG7 gene encoding protein SMG7 isoform X17, with product MSFLGILCKCPLQNESQEESYNAYPLPAVKVSMDWLRLRPRVFQEAVVDERQYIWPWLISLLNSFHPHEEDLSSTSATPLPEEFELQGFLALRPSFRNLDFSKGHQGITGDKEGQQRRLRQQRLIAIGKWIADNQPRLIQCENEVGKLLFITEIPELILEDPSEAKENLILQETSVIESLAADGSPGLKSVLSTSRNLSNNCDTGEKPVVTFKENIKPREVNRDQGRSFPPKEVKSQTELRKTPVSEARKTPVTQTPTQASNSQFIPIHHPGAFPPLPSRPGFPPPTYVIPPPVAFSMGSGYTFPAGVSVPGTFLQPTAHSPAGNQVQAGKQSHIPYSQQRPSGPGPMNQGPQQSQPPSQQPLTSLPAQPTAQSTSQLQVQALTQQQQSPTKAVPALGKSPPHHSGFQQYQQADASKQLWNPPQVQGPLGKIMPVKQPYYLQTQDPIKLFEPSLQPPVMQQQPLEKKMKPFPMEPYNHNPSEVKVPEFYWDSSYSMADNRSVMAQQANIDRRGKRSPGVFRPEQDPVPRMPFEDPKSSPLLPPDLLKSLAALEEEEELIFSNPPDLYPALLGPLASLPGRSLFKSLLEKPSELMSHSSSFLSLTGFSLNQERYPNNSMFNEVYGKNLTSSSKAELNPSMAPQETSLYSLFEGTPWSPSLPASSDHSTPASQSPHSSNPSSLPSSPPTHNHNSVPFSNFGPIGTPDNRDRRTADRWKTDKPAMGGFGIDYLSATSSSESSWHQASTPSGTWTGHGPSMEDSSAVLMESLKSIWSSSMMHPGPSALEQLLMQQKQKQQRGQGTMNPPH from the exons A tgtCTTTTCTTGGCATCCTGTGCAAGTGTCCTCTACAGAATGAGTCTCAGGAGGAGTCCTACAATGCCTATCCTCTTCCAGCAGTCAAGGTCTCCATGGACTGGCTAAGACTCAGACCCAGGGTCTTTCAGGAGGCAGTGGTGGATGAAAGACAGTA CATTTGGCCCTGGTTGATTTCTCTTCTGAATAGTTTCCATCCCCATGAAGAGGACCTCTCAAGTACTAGTG CGACACCACTTCCAGAGGAGTTTGAATTACAAGGATTCTTGGCATTGAGACCTTCTTTCAG GAACTTGGATTTTTCCAAAGGTCACCAGGGTATTacaggagacaaagaaggccagcAACGACGATTACGACAGCAGCGCTTGATTGCTATAGGCAAATGGATTGCTGATAATCAGCCAAG gcTGATTCAGTGTGAAAATGAGGTAGGGAAATTGTTGTTTATCACAGAAATCCCAGAATTAATACTGGAAGACCCCAGTGAAGCCAAAGAGAACCTCATTCTGCAAGAAACATCTGTAATAGAGTCGCTGGCTGCAGATGGGAGCCCAGGGCTAAAATCAGTGCTATCTACAAGCCGAAATTTAAGCAACAACTGTGACACAGGAGAGAAGCCAGTGGTTACCTTCAAAGAAAACATTAAGCCACGAGAAGTGAACAGAGACCAAGGAAGAAGTTTTCCTCCCAAAGAG GTAAAATCCCAGACAGAACTAAGAAAGACTCCAGTGTCTGAAGCCAGAAAAACACCTGTAACTCAAACCCCAACTCAAGCAAGTAACTCCCAGTTCATCCCCATTCATCACCCTGGagccttccctcctcttcccagcaGGCCag GGTTTCCACCACCAACATATGTTATCCCCCCTCCTGTGGCATTTTCTATGGGCTCAGGTTACACCTTCCCAGCTGGTGTTTCTGTCCCAGGAACCTTTCTTCAGCCTACAGCTCACTCTCCAGCAGGAAACCAGGTGCAAGCTGGGAAACAGTCCCACATTCCTTACAGCCAGCAACGGCCCTCTGGACCAGGGCCAATGAACCAGGGACCTCAACAATCACAGCCACCTTCCCAGCAACCCCTTACATCTTTACCAGCTCAGCCAACAGCACAGTCTACAAGCCAGTTGCAGGTTCAAGCTCTAACTCAGCAACAACAGTCCCCTACAAAAGCTGTGCCGGCTTTGGGGAAAAGCCCGCCTCACCACTCTGGATTCCAGCAG TATCAACAGGCAGATGCCTCCAAACAGCTGTGGAATCCCCCTCAGGTTCAAGGCCCATTAGGGAAAATTATGCCTGTGAAACAGCCCTACTACCTTCAGACCCAAGACCCCATAAAACTGTTTGAGCCGTCATTGCAACCTCCTGTAATGCAGCAGCagcctctagaaaaaaaaatgaagcctttTCCCATGGAGCCATATAACCATAATCCCTCAGAAGTCAAGGTCCCAGAATTCTACTGGGATTCTTCCTACAGCATGGCTGATAACAGATCTGTAATGGCACAGCAAGCAAATATAGACCGCAGGGGCAAACGGTCACCAGGAGTCTTCCGTCCAGAGCAGGATCCTGTACCCAGGATGCCATTTGAG GACCCCAAGAGCTCCCCTCTGCTTCCTCCGGACCTGTTAAAGAGTCTGGCTGccttggaggaagaggaagagctgATTTTTTCTAACCCTCCTGATCTTTACCCGGCTCTGCTGGGGCCTCTCGCCTCTCTTCCTGGACGAAGCCTTTTT AAATCCTTATTGGAGAAGCCCTCAGAGCTCATGTCACATTCATCCTCTTTCCTGTCCCTCACCGGATTCTCTCTCAATCAG GAAAGATACCCAAATAATAGTATGTTCAATGAGGTATATGGGAAAAACCTGACATCCAGCTCCAAAGCAGAACTCAATCCCTCAATGGCCCCCCAGGAAACATCTCTGTATTCCCTTTTTGAAGGGACTCCGTGGTCTCCATCACTTCCTGCCAGTTCAG ATCATTCAACACCAGCCAGCCAGTCTCCTCATTCCTCTAACCCAAGCAGCCTGCCCAGTTCTCCTCCAACACACAACCATAATTCTGTTCCATTCTCCAATTTTGGACCCATTGGGACTCCAGATAACAGGGATAGAAGGACTGCAGATCGGTGGAAAACTGATAAGCCAG CCATGGGTGGGTTTGGCATTGATTATCTCTCAGCGACGTCATCCTCTGAGAGCAGTTGGCATCAGGCCAGCACTCCGAGTGGCACCTGGACAGGCCATGGCCCCTCCATGGAGGATTCCTCTGCTGTCCTCATGGAAAGCCTAAAG TCTATCTGGTCCAGTTCCATGATGCATCCTGGACCTTCCGCTCTGGAGCAGCTGTTAATGCAGCAGAAGCAGAAACAGCAACGGGGACAAGGCACCATGAACCCTCCACACTGA